From Vibrio aerogenes, a single genomic window includes:
- the plsB gene encoding glycerol-3-phosphate 1-O-acyltransferase PlsB, with amino-acid sequence MSSRQSMVHSLLKLPVRLFAKGTVVPADPVKDNQIDRHKPVVYALPFQSDIDLLTLKKHTDRLGLPDPLHPLTVNGKSLARYVFIASRPTVLQNDNHIPGESIHLFSELLSLHQQDPTLDIQLIPATVLWGRKPGKQSKHKAYLESMNGPQKAKALIFSGRDCLVRFSPVVSLRYMADHHGTDSAIAHKLARVARIHFSRQKLAASGPSLPERQVLFQQLMQSASIRHAIDEEVKSKQLPREKVQREALKILDEIAADFSYSLIKKSDRILGWLWNRIYQGLIINNAASVRKLAQDGHEIVYVPCHRSHMDYLLLSYVLYHEGMVPPHIAAGINLNFFPAGPLFRRAGAFFIRRSFKGNKLYSAIFREYLADLFAKGYPVEYFSEGGRSRTGRLLPAKTGMLAMTIQALLRGLNRPVTLVPVYIGYEHVMEVSTYAKELRGKQKEKENAGLVIKTIRKLRNFGKGYVNFGEPVSLNQFLHDHVPEWTQDIDKLGNVRPSWLSPVVNQLANKMMTHINDAAATNALTLCATAILASRQRSLSRENLVRQIECYLDIFKNVPYSSTFTVPDDNAESLVRHAESLNKFMVDADSMGEIISLDRKQSVLMTYYRNNIIHILALPSLIAQILIRHQSVSATQLCQYVRIIYPLIQHELSLSCPEDKLDETVNRYIQELRRQDLIQCRDNKIALNPAKIQVLMLLGRTISETLQRYAITVSLMVRRPEMDKNQLEQNSQEIARRLGRLHGINAPEFFDKSVFASLMYTLRQKHYLDQADLCAELSELLTTLLYPEVRLTIQESIYRVE; translated from the coding sequence ATGTCTTCCCGGCAATCTATGGTTCATTCACTTCTTAAATTACCTGTTCGTCTTTTTGCAAAAGGAACTGTTGTCCCTGCGGATCCTGTCAAAGACAATCAAATCGACAGGCATAAACCAGTCGTTTATGCCTTGCCGTTCCAGTCAGATATTGATTTACTGACATTAAAGAAGCACACAGACAGGTTAGGTTTACCGGATCCTTTGCATCCGCTAACGGTGAATGGCAAATCGCTGGCCCGCTATGTGTTTATTGCCTCCCGTCCGACTGTCTTACAGAATGACAATCATATACCGGGGGAGTCGATTCACCTGTTCAGCGAATTACTTTCACTTCATCAGCAGGATCCCACACTCGATATTCAACTGATACCTGCCACTGTGCTATGGGGAAGAAAGCCAGGCAAACAATCAAAGCACAAAGCGTATCTTGAATCGATGAATGGTCCGCAAAAAGCGAAAGCTTTAATTTTCTCTGGCCGGGATTGTTTAGTCAGATTTAGTCCGGTCGTCTCATTACGGTATATGGCCGATCACCATGGCACCGACAGTGCGATTGCACATAAACTGGCCCGGGTCGCACGAATTCATTTTTCGAGGCAAAAACTGGCTGCATCAGGACCATCATTACCGGAACGACAAGTGCTGTTCCAACAGCTGATGCAATCGGCATCAATTCGTCATGCAATTGATGAAGAAGTGAAAAGCAAACAGCTTCCCCGGGAAAAAGTCCAGAGAGAAGCGCTGAAAATTCTGGATGAAATTGCCGCAGATTTCTCCTATTCATTGATCAAAAAAAGCGATCGGATACTGGGATGGCTGTGGAACAGGATTTATCAGGGGTTAATCATTAACAATGCAGCCAGCGTCAGAAAACTGGCTCAGGATGGACATGAAATTGTCTACGTTCCATGCCACCGAAGCCATATGGATTACCTTCTGTTATCCTACGTTCTCTATCATGAAGGCATGGTTCCACCACATATTGCTGCAGGCATTAATCTGAATTTCTTTCCGGCAGGCCCGCTTTTCCGCCGCGCGGGAGCATTCTTCATCCGGCGAAGTTTTAAAGGCAATAAACTCTATTCCGCCATATTCAGAGAATATCTCGCCGATTTGTTCGCAAAGGGCTATCCGGTAGAATATTTTAGTGAAGGTGGCCGCTCCCGGACGGGACGGCTGCTTCCGGCTAAAACCGGGATGCTGGCAATGACAATTCAGGCATTGCTCAGAGGACTAAACCGGCCAGTGACGCTTGTTCCTGTTTACATCGGATATGAACACGTCATGGAGGTATCTACCTATGCAAAGGAATTACGGGGAAAACAGAAAGAAAAAGAAAATGCCGGACTGGTGATAAAAACAATCCGTAAACTCCGGAATTTCGGTAAAGGGTACGTTAATTTTGGTGAACCGGTCTCGCTCAATCAGTTTTTGCATGATCATGTGCCTGAATGGACACAAGATATTGATAAACTCGGTAATGTACGGCCAAGCTGGCTCAGCCCGGTCGTCAATCAGCTTGCCAATAAAATGATGACACATATCAATGATGCAGCGGCGACGAATGCACTCACACTATGCGCAACCGCAATCCTTGCTTCACGACAACGCTCTTTATCCAGAGAAAATCTGGTCAGACAGATCGAATGTTATCTGGATATTTTTAAAAATGTCCCTTATTCATCAACCTTCACCGTGCCGGATGACAACGCAGAGTCCCTTGTTCGTCATGCTGAATCTTTGAATAAATTTATGGTTGATGCCGATAGTATGGGAGAAATTATATCCCTTGACAGAAAGCAGTCAGTCTTAATGACTTACTACCGTAACAATATTATTCATATCCTCGCCCTTCCCTCTCTGATTGCTCAGATTTTAATCCGCCATCAGTCTGTCTCAGCAACTCAGCTCTGCCAATATGTCCGTATCATTTATCCTCTGATTCAGCATGAACTGTCCCTCAGCTGCCCGGAAGATAAGTTAGATGAAACGGTCAACCGGTATATTCAGGAACTAAGACGCCAGGACTTGATTCAATGCAGGGATAATAAAATAGCGCTTAACCCGGCAAAAATTCAGGTGTTGATGCTACTGGGAAGAACAATATCTGAAACGCTGCAACGTTACGCAATTACCGTCAGCCTGATGGTCAGACGCCCGGAAATGGATAAAAATCAGCTGGAACAAAATAGTCAGGAAATTGCCCGTCGTCTGGGAAGGCTACACGGAATTAATGCACCGGAATTTTTCGATAAAAGTGTTTTTGCTTCACTCATGTATACACTCAGGCAGAAACATTATCTTGATCAGGCCGACCTATGTGCGGAGTTATCTGAATTACTGACAACGCTGCTGTATCCGGAAGTACGATTGACCATTCAGGAAAGTATTTACCGTGTTGAGTAA
- the lexA gene encoding transcriptional repressor LexA produces MKPLTARQQEVFDLIRSRIEDTGMPPTRAEIARELGFRSANAAEEHLKALARKQVIEIVPGTSRGIRILIDASNGEEGLPLIGRVAAGEPILAQEHVETHYQVDPMMFKPQADFLLRVHGESMKNIGIMDGDLLAVHKTQDVTNGQVVVARLEDDVTVKRLEKNGSVVRLHAENEEFSPIEVDLTCEALTIEGIAVGIIRNTDWM; encoded by the coding sequence ATGAAGCCTTTAACTGCAAGACAGCAAGAAGTATTTGATCTGATACGAAGCCGTATTGAAGATACCGGTATGCCCCCAACACGGGCCGAAATAGCACGTGAGCTGGGATTCCGTTCCGCTAATGCTGCAGAAGAGCATCTGAAAGCACTGGCCCGTAAACAAGTGATTGAGATTGTTCCCGGAACATCCAGAGGTATTCGTATTTTAATTGATGCTTCAAATGGCGAGGAGGGACTCCCGCTGATTGGTCGGGTTGCAGCAGGAGAGCCAATCCTTGCTCAGGAACATGTTGAAACCCATTATCAGGTTGATCCTATGATGTTCAAACCACAGGCTGACTTTCTTTTGCGGGTTCACGGAGAGAGTATGAAAAACATCGGGATCATGGATGGTGATCTGTTGGCCGTACATAAGACTCAGGATGTCACCAATGGTCAGGTCGTTGTGGCACGGCTGGAAGATGATGTAACCGTGAAAAGGCTTGAGAAGAACGGATCTGTTGTACGGCTGCATGCAGAGAATGAAGAATTCTCCCCCATTGAAGTTGATTTAACCTGTGAAGCGCTGACAATTGAAGGCATTGCCGTCGGTATCATCAGAAATACGGACTGGATGTAA
- the sthA gene encoding Si-specific NAD(P)(+) transhydrogenase, with product MSQSHHFDAIVIGSGPGGEGAAMGLTKAGLNVAIVEKESSVGGGCTHWGTIPSKALRHAVSRIIEFNNNTLFCHNNTSLHSTFSNILNHAKSVIDKQTRLRQGFYDRNQCALLFGLASFVDEHTLEITQPDGKKDRYTADKFVIATGSRPYHPQDIDFHHERIYDSDSILNLAHDPRHIIIYGAGVIGCEYASIFRGLDVKTDLINTRDRLLSFLDNEVSDALSYHFWNNGVIIRNDETYQKIEGSDNGVIVHLQSGKKMKADCLLYANGRSGNTELLNLSAIGITPDSRGQLKVNQNYQTDSDHIYAVGDVIGYPSLASAAYDQGRFVAEIIATGQAQNHLIEDIPTGIYTIPEISSVGRTEQELTLAKIPYEVGRSSFKHLARAQIAGTEVGNLKILFHRETKEILGIHCFGERASEIIHIGQAIMEQKGEANTIEYFVNTTFNYPTMAEAYRVAALNGLNRLF from the coding sequence ATGTCACAGTCACATCATTTCGACGCCATAGTAATTGGTAGCGGTCCTGGCGGAGAAGGCGCGGCCATGGGACTGACAAAGGCCGGTTTAAATGTTGCCATTGTTGAGAAAGAAAGCAGTGTTGGAGGAGGATGTACGCATTGGGGAACTATCCCTTCAAAAGCTCTCAGACATGCGGTCAGCCGTATTATTGAATTTAATAACAATACGCTTTTTTGTCATAACAACACCAGCCTTCACAGCACGTTTTCCAATATCCTCAATCATGCAAAATCAGTCATTGATAAACAAACCCGACTGAGACAAGGCTTTTATGACAGAAACCAATGCGCTTTGTTGTTTGGATTAGCGAGCTTTGTCGACGAGCACACTCTTGAAATTACCCAACCTGACGGGAAGAAAGACCGATATACAGCCGATAAATTTGTAATCGCGACAGGTTCCCGCCCTTACCACCCTCAGGATATAGATTTTCATCATGAGCGTATCTATGACAGTGATTCAATTCTGAATCTCGCCCATGACCCAAGACATATCATCATCTATGGCGCAGGTGTCATTGGTTGTGAATATGCTTCCATATTCAGAGGGCTGGATGTCAAAACAGATTTAATCAATACCCGGGACAGGCTTCTTTCCTTCCTGGATAATGAAGTCTCAGACGCTTTGTCTTACCATTTTTGGAATAATGGCGTCATTATCCGCAATGATGAGACTTATCAAAAGATTGAGGGATCTGATAATGGCGTCATTGTTCATCTGCAGTCTGGTAAAAAAATGAAAGCAGATTGTCTGCTTTATGCAAACGGCAGATCCGGTAATACAGAGTTGTTAAATCTTTCTGCTATAGGGATTACACCTGATTCCAGAGGGCAGCTGAAAGTAAATCAAAACTATCAGACTGACAGCGATCATATCTATGCTGTAGGTGATGTCATTGGTTATCCGAGTTTAGCCAGTGCTGCTTATGATCAGGGAAGGTTTGTTGCTGAAATCATTGCAACCGGACAGGCACAAAATCACTTAATTGAAGATATACCAACAGGCATCTATACCATTCCGGAAATCAGTTCAGTTGGCAGAACAGAGCAAGAGTTAACATTGGCCAAAATACCTTACGAAGTTGGCCGCTCTTCATTTAAACATCTGGCCAGAGCGCAAATAGCCGGGACAGAAGTGGGTAACCTGAAAATTCTGTTTCACCGGGAAACAAAAGAGATTTTAGGGATTCACTGCTTTGGCGAAAGAGCTTCAGAAATCATTCATATTGGTCAGGCAATTATGGAACAAAAAGGTGAAGCGAATACAATTGAGTATTTTGTAAACACAACATTCAATTATCCAACGATGGCTGAAGCATATCGGGTTGCTGCATTGAATGGCCTGAACAGACTATTCTGA
- the fabR gene encoding HTH-type transcriptional repressor FabR, which translates to MGIRAQQKEKTRRSLIDAAFRQLSAERSFSSLSLREVTREAGIAPTSFYRHFESMDELGLTMVDEGGLLLRQLMRQARQRIAKEGSVIRTSVETFMEFIECNPNVFRLLLRERSGISYEFRVAVAREIQHFSAELTEYLVFKGVERDMAAIQAEASVTLVFSSGAEAMDLDKNERDALAERLIIQLRIIAQGVNHYRILGEHYQ; encoded by the coding sequence ATGGGAATTCGGGCGCAACAGAAAGAGAAGACGCGGCGTTCATTAATCGATGCCGCATTTCGCCAGCTCAGTGCTGAGCGAAGTTTCTCCAGCCTGAGTTTGCGGGAAGTTACCAGAGAAGCAGGTATTGCACCAACATCATTTTACCGACATTTTGAAAGTATGGATGAGTTGGGATTGACCATGGTGGACGAAGGGGGGTTACTACTTCGCCAGCTGATGCGTCAGGCCAGGCAACGCATTGCTAAAGAAGGAAGTGTCATCCGTACTTCGGTAGAAACGTTCATGGAATTTATCGAATGTAATCCCAATGTATTCAGATTGTTACTCCGGGAACGCTCTGGTATCTCCTATGAGTTTCGTGTTGCTGTCGCAAGAGAGATTCAGCATTTTTCGGCTGAACTAACTGAGTATCTTGTTTTCAAAGGTGTAGAACGTGATATGGCTGCGATTCAGGCTGAAGCTTCAGTCACGCTGGTTTTCAGCTCAGGTGCTGAAGCGATGGATTTAGATAAAAATGAAAGAGATGCGTTAGCTGAGCGGTTGATTATTCAGTTGAGAATCATCGCTCAGGGAGTAAACCATTACCGTATATTAGGTGAACATTATCAGTAA
- a CDS encoding YijD family membrane protein, which yields MSNNDCSFRSGMERKNLILAFVAGVCGDAILSWLTMSEVSFSIFPFIALALAVQSLYQSYLQHPVSEDFPLVGVACFFVGIFGHSAFMKAQYPEEGSNFLAIILTLLLMMWIGKKMGYWGRKD from the coding sequence ATGTCGAATAATGATTGTAGCTTTCGTTCCGGTATGGAGCGAAAAAATCTGATACTTGCTTTTGTTGCCGGAGTCTGCGGCGATGCTATTTTGTCCTGGCTGACAATGAGCGAAGTTTCTTTCTCAATTTTTCCATTTATTGCATTGGCATTAGCGGTTCAGTCACTGTATCAGTCTTATTTACAACATCCTGTTTCAGAAGATTTTCCATTAGTCGGCGTCGCTTGTTTCTTTGTCGGAATTTTTGGTCATTCAGCATTTATGAAAGCGCAATACCCCGAAGAAGGATCTAATTTTCTGGCAATTATTCTGACGCTGTTATTGATGATGTGGATAGGTAAGAAAATGGGATATTGGGGCAGGAAAGATTAA
- the trmA gene encoding tRNA (uridine(54)-C5)-methyltransferase TrmA has product MMNPDTNAATYLEQLEKKVSTLKNMFADFNAPELEVFDSPEKHYRMRAEFRVWHEGEDLYYIMFDQTTKQKYRVDQFPAASLLINQVMPALIEKIKATDILRHKLFQVDFLSTLSGEILVSLLYHKPINDEWDEQARHLRQQLIQDGFQINIIGRARKIKKVLERDYVTETLSVYGQPFIYQQVENSFTQPNGKVAEKMLEWAVDCTRESQGDLLELYCGNGNFSLALAQNFNRVLATELAKPSVQSAQYNIAANHIENVQIIRMSAEEFTEAMEGKREFRRLKDANIDLQGYQCETIFVDPPRSGMDIDTCKMVQKYPRILYISCNPETLRQNLEVLNQTHKISRFALFDQFPYTHHMEAGVLLEVRS; this is encoded by the coding sequence ATGATGAATCCTGACACAAATGCTGCAACTTACCTGGAGCAACTGGAAAAAAAAGTCTCGACACTCAAAAATATGTTTGCTGACTTCAATGCACCGGAACTAGAGGTGTTTGACTCTCCGGAAAAACATTATCGGATGAGAGCTGAGTTTCGGGTATGGCATGAAGGTGAAGACCTTTACTACATCATGTTTGATCAGACGACCAAACAGAAATATCGTGTTGACCAGTTTCCGGCTGCCAGTCTGCTCATTAACCAGGTGATGCCGGCATTAATTGAAAAGATTAAAGCAACCGATATACTCCGCCACAAACTATTTCAGGTAGACTTTCTCTCGACACTCAGCGGTGAAATTTTGGTGTCACTCTTATACCACAAGCCAATCAATGATGAATGGGATGAACAAGCCCGCCATCTCAGACAGCAACTGATCCAGGATGGATTTCAAATCAATATTATTGGCCGCGCAAGAAAAATCAAAAAGGTACTGGAAAGAGACTATGTCACCGAAACACTCTCAGTATACGGCCAGCCATTCATTTATCAGCAAGTCGAAAACAGCTTCACCCAGCCGAATGGGAAAGTCGCTGAAAAAATGTTGGAATGGGCTGTGGATTGCACACGGGAGAGTCAGGGAGATTTGCTGGAACTCTATTGCGGTAACGGTAATTTCTCCTTAGCCCTGGCACAAAATTTCAACCGTGTTCTGGCAACCGAGCTGGCAAAACCATCAGTTCAGTCAGCCCAATATAATATTGCTGCCAATCATATTGAGAATGTGCAAATCATTCGTATGTCTGCCGAAGAATTTACCGAGGCAATGGAAGGAAAAAGAGAATTCCGGCGGCTAAAAGATGCCAATATTGATCTGCAAGGCTATCAGTGTGAAACCATTTTCGTCGACCCACCCCGCTCAGGTATGGACATTGATACCTGTAAAATGGTCCAGAAATATCCCAGAATTTTGTACATCTCCTGCAATCCTGAAACACTGAGGCAGAACCTGGAAGTATTGAATCAAACGCATAAGATTTCAAGGTTTGCTTTATTTGACCAGTTTCCATACACCCACCATATGGAAGCAGGTGTGTTGCTGGAAGTAAGATCGTAA